In Aphelocoma coerulescens isolate FSJ_1873_10779 chromosome 3, UR_Acoe_1.0, whole genome shotgun sequence, a single window of DNA contains:
- the AK9 gene encoding adenylate kinase 9 isoform X3, with protein sequence MASQEGKQAEPFTDIFDEDEAEQSFLLSKPTCFIVFGKPGSGKKTLARKLAQRWNCIFIEASEVIQMNIQQETENGLKCQELLCQGQSIPEEWVTEMILQKTESPEVAHFGYVLTGFPSLSEEYMTVPQQIEKIMNLKLKPDVLINIKCPDYDLCQRISGLRQNPDSGEIYQRSQWDPKVTDKHKKEKDLDEEEDEEEDEEQEEDEGEEETAEGPRKKLASFNQLVQRPEDFLENAEKRIGIYKDMMHQPLEEFLTDQDCRYLIEVDGSQQPDHVFEAVVGRLQSMDIQNAAPITRLKSEQEEEMLEGKQNDELFRALSSYKLIAPRFRWRRSRWGQVCPVALKEGDIVMGNPEFAVSFLGKMYVLSSQEALKKFMLNPRPYLLPPMPVSPCKVFVFGPPFSGRTTICNVIAHNYKGKVGS encoded by the exons ATGGCTTCACAAGAGGGAAAACAAGCTGAGCCCTTTACGGACATCTTTGATGAAGATGAAGCTGAGCAATCCTTTCTGTTGTCCAAGCCCACTTGCTTTATTGTCTTTGGAAAGCCA ggttctggaaagaaaacattagCTAGAAAACTAGCACAGAGATGGAACTGCATTTTCATAGAAG CTTCAGAAGTAATTCAAATGAATATtcaacaagaaacagaaaatggacTTAAG TGTCAAGAATTGCTTTGTCAAGGTCAAAGTATTCCTGAGGAATGGGTTACAGAAATGATTCTGCAAAAGACTGAGTCGCCAGAAGTTGCTCATTTTG GTTATGTTCTCACTGGATTTCCTTCTCTCTCGGAGGAATACATGACTGTTCCACAGCAAATAGAGAAAATAATGAATCTAAAATTAAAACCGGATGTCCTGATCAACATTAAG TGTCCAGATTATGATTTATGCCAAAGAATATCAGGACTAAGGCAAAATCCTGATTCAGGGGAGATATATCAGAGGAGCCAGTGGGATCCTAAAGTTACTGACAAGCATAAGAAAGAGAAAGATCTGGATGAAGAAGAGGAtgaagaagaagatgaagagcaggaggaagatgaaggagaggaagag ACTGCAGAAGGTCCACGAAAGAAATTAGCATCTTTTAATCAGTTAGTGCAGAGGCCTGAAGATTTTCTTGAGAATGCAGAGAAAAGAATTGGAATATACAAGGATATGATGCATCAACCTTTAGaa GAATTCTTGACTGACCAGGATTGTCGATATCTTATTGAAGTGGATGGAAGTCAGCAACCAGATCATGTCTTTGAG GCAGTGGTAGGCCGGCTTCAGTCTATGGACATTCAAAATGCAGCTCCTATAACCAGACTTAAAAGTgaacaggaagaagaaatgCTGGAGGGAAAGCAAAAT GATGAACTTTTCCGAGCTCTGTCATCTTACAAGCTGATAGCACCCAGATTCCGATGGCGTAGGAGCCGGTGGGGACAAGTGTGTCCCGTGGCTCTAAAGGAAGGGGACATTGTAATGGGAAACCCAGAGTTTGCTGTCAG TTTTCTAGGTAAAATGTATGTACTGTCATCCCAAGAGGCGTTGAAAAAATTTATGTTAAATCCACGGCCTTACCTCTTACCTCCAATGCCAGTTTCTCCTTGTAAAGTATTTGTATTTGGTCCTCCATTCTCTGGAAGAACAACTATTTGTAATGTAATTGCACACAATTATAAAGGAAAGGTAGGTTCATAA
- the AK9 gene encoding adenylate kinase 9 isoform X2 produces MASQEGKQAEPFTDIFDEDEAEQSFLLSKPTCFIVFGKPGSGKKTLARKLAQRWNCIFIEASEVIQMNIQQETENGLKCQELLCQGQSIPEEWVTEMILQKTESPEVAHFGYVLTGFPSLSEEYMTVPQQIEKIMNLKLKPDVLINIKCPDYDLCQRISGLRQNPDSGEIYQRSQWDPKVTDKHKKEKDLDEEEDEEEDEEQEEDEGEEETAEGPRKKLASFNQLVQRPEDFLENAEKRIGIYKDMMHQPLEEFLTDQDCRYLIEVDGSQQPDHVFEAVVGRLQSMDIQNAAPITRLKSEQEEEMLEGKQNDELFRALSSYKLIAPRFRWRRSRWGQVCPVALKEGDIVMGNPEFAVSFLGKMYVLSSQEALKKFMLNPRPYLLPPMPVSPCKVFVFGPPFSGRTTICNVIAHNYKGKVLDMDKLMKQYKETREKNIEELQKDAVEKAIAAVKNRLESEEQSEESGIPEITADHPEVQAMVEEAVKSASVSEVTVSSQIHAEVLEGAIAEEPVYYAEHT; encoded by the exons ATGGCTTCACAAGAGGGAAAACAAGCTGAGCCCTTTACGGACATCTTTGATGAAGATGAAGCTGAGCAATCCTTTCTGTTGTCCAAGCCCACTTGCTTTATTGTCTTTGGAAAGCCA ggttctggaaagaaaacattagCTAGAAAACTAGCACAGAGATGGAACTGCATTTTCATAGAAG CTTCAGAAGTAATTCAAATGAATATtcaacaagaaacagaaaatggacTTAAG TGTCAAGAATTGCTTTGTCAAGGTCAAAGTATTCCTGAGGAATGGGTTACAGAAATGATTCTGCAAAAGACTGAGTCGCCAGAAGTTGCTCATTTTG GTTATGTTCTCACTGGATTTCCTTCTCTCTCGGAGGAATACATGACTGTTCCACAGCAAATAGAGAAAATAATGAATCTAAAATTAAAACCGGATGTCCTGATCAACATTAAG TGTCCAGATTATGATTTATGCCAAAGAATATCAGGACTAAGGCAAAATCCTGATTCAGGGGAGATATATCAGAGGAGCCAGTGGGATCCTAAAGTTACTGACAAGCATAAGAAAGAGAAAGATCTGGATGAAGAAGAGGAtgaagaagaagatgaagagcaggaggaagatgaaggagaggaagag ACTGCAGAAGGTCCACGAAAGAAATTAGCATCTTTTAATCAGTTAGTGCAGAGGCCTGAAGATTTTCTTGAGAATGCAGAGAAAAGAATTGGAATATACAAGGATATGATGCATCAACCTTTAGaa GAATTCTTGACTGACCAGGATTGTCGATATCTTATTGAAGTGGATGGAAGTCAGCAACCAGATCATGTCTTTGAG GCAGTGGTAGGCCGGCTTCAGTCTATGGACATTCAAAATGCAGCTCCTATAACCAGACTTAAAAGTgaacaggaagaagaaatgCTGGAGGGAAAGCAAAAT GATGAACTTTTCCGAGCTCTGTCATCTTACAAGCTGATAGCACCCAGATTCCGATGGCGTAGGAGCCGGTGGGGACAAGTGTGTCCCGTGGCTCTAAAGGAAGGGGACATTGTAATGGGAAACCCAGAGTTTGCTGTCAG TTTTCTAGGTAAAATGTATGTACTGTCATCCCAAGAGGCGTTGAAAAAATTTATGTTAAATCCACGGCCTTACCTCTTACCTCCAATGCCAGTTTCTCCTTGTAAAGTATTTGTATTTGGTCCTCCATTCTCTGGAAGAACAACTATTTGTAATGTAATTGCACACAATTATAAAGGAAAG GTTCTTGATATGGACAAACTCATGAAACAATATaaagaaacaagagaaaaaaacattgaGGAATTGCAAAAGGATGCAGTAGAAAAGGCTATAGCAGCAGTGAAAAATAGATTGGAATCAGAAGAACAATCAGAAGAATCAG GAATACCAGAGATAACTGCTGACCACCCAGAAGTTCAAGCTATGGTAGAAGAAGCCGTGAAAAGTGCATCAGTCTCTGAAGTTACAGTGTCATCTCAAATACATGCTGAAGTACTGGAGGGAGCTATTGCAGAG GAGCCTGTATACTACGCAGAGCATACCTAG
- the AK9 gene encoding adenylate kinase 9 isoform X1: protein MASQEGKQAEPFTDIFDEDEAEQSFLLSKPTCFIVFGKPGSGKKTLARKLAQRWNCIFIEASEVIQMNIQQETENGLKCQELLCQGQSIPEEWVTEMILQKTESPEVAHFGYVLTGFPSLSEEYMTVPQQIEKIMNLKLKPDVLINIKCPDYDLCQRISGLRQNPDSGEIYQRSQWDPKVTDKHKKEKDLDEEEDEEEDEEQEEDEGEEETAEGPRKKLASFNQLVQRPEDFLENAEKRIGIYKDMMHQPLEEFLTDQDCRYLIEVDGSQQPDHVFEAVVGRLQSMDIQNAAPITRLKSEQEEEMLEGKQNDELFRALSSYKLIAPRFRWRRSRWGQVCPVALKEGDIVMGNPEFAVSFLGKMYVLSSQEALKKFMLNPRPYLLPPMPVSPCKVFVFGPPFSGRTTICNVIAHNYKGKVLDMDKLMKQYKETREKNIEELQKDAVEKAIAAVKNRLESEEQSEESGIPEITADHPEVQAMVEEAVKSASVSEVTVSSQIHAEVLEGAIAELMKTNKDRFPGASEKGGWVVENYPLSADHWSALSEKGLLPDTVVCLKDTQKDGACILRRAYLASRNENNSQILERPTDEALEKKEDDARGEMEETLTSQEDQSPASAEENGESVYHLTSILSNYVFQSFSDLVFMQIFQF, encoded by the exons ATGGCTTCACAAGAGGGAAAACAAGCTGAGCCCTTTACGGACATCTTTGATGAAGATGAAGCTGAGCAATCCTTTCTGTTGTCCAAGCCCACTTGCTTTATTGTCTTTGGAAAGCCA ggttctggaaagaaaacattagCTAGAAAACTAGCACAGAGATGGAACTGCATTTTCATAGAAG CTTCAGAAGTAATTCAAATGAATATtcaacaagaaacagaaaatggacTTAAG TGTCAAGAATTGCTTTGTCAAGGTCAAAGTATTCCTGAGGAATGGGTTACAGAAATGATTCTGCAAAAGACTGAGTCGCCAGAAGTTGCTCATTTTG GTTATGTTCTCACTGGATTTCCTTCTCTCTCGGAGGAATACATGACTGTTCCACAGCAAATAGAGAAAATAATGAATCTAAAATTAAAACCGGATGTCCTGATCAACATTAAG TGTCCAGATTATGATTTATGCCAAAGAATATCAGGACTAAGGCAAAATCCTGATTCAGGGGAGATATATCAGAGGAGCCAGTGGGATCCTAAAGTTACTGACAAGCATAAGAAAGAGAAAGATCTGGATGAAGAAGAGGAtgaagaagaagatgaagagcaggaggaagatgaaggagaggaagag ACTGCAGAAGGTCCACGAAAGAAATTAGCATCTTTTAATCAGTTAGTGCAGAGGCCTGAAGATTTTCTTGAGAATGCAGAGAAAAGAATTGGAATATACAAGGATATGATGCATCAACCTTTAGaa GAATTCTTGACTGACCAGGATTGTCGATATCTTATTGAAGTGGATGGAAGTCAGCAACCAGATCATGTCTTTGAG GCAGTGGTAGGCCGGCTTCAGTCTATGGACATTCAAAATGCAGCTCCTATAACCAGACTTAAAAGTgaacaggaagaagaaatgCTGGAGGGAAAGCAAAAT GATGAACTTTTCCGAGCTCTGTCATCTTACAAGCTGATAGCACCCAGATTCCGATGGCGTAGGAGCCGGTGGGGACAAGTGTGTCCCGTGGCTCTAAAGGAAGGGGACATTGTAATGGGAAACCCAGAGTTTGCTGTCAG TTTTCTAGGTAAAATGTATGTACTGTCATCCCAAGAGGCGTTGAAAAAATTTATGTTAAATCCACGGCCTTACCTCTTACCTCCAATGCCAGTTTCTCCTTGTAAAGTATTTGTATTTGGTCCTCCATTCTCTGGAAGAACAACTATTTGTAATGTAATTGCACACAATTATAAAGGAAAG GTTCTTGATATGGACAAACTCATGAAACAATATaaagaaacaagagaaaaaaacattgaGGAATTGCAAAAGGATGCAGTAGAAAAGGCTATAGCAGCAGTGAAAAATAGATTGGAATCAGAAGAACAATCAGAAGAATCAG GAATACCAGAGATAACTGCTGACCACCCAGAAGTTCAAGCTATGGTAGAAGAAGCCGTGAAAAGTGCATCAGTCTCTGAAGTTACAGTGTCATCTCAAATACATGCTGAAGTACTGGAGGGAGCTATTGCAGAG CTTATGAAGACGAACAAAGACAGGTTTCCTGGTGCTTCAGAAAAAGGAGGGTGGGTAGTGGAAAACTACCCTCTGTCAGCAGATCACTGGTCAGCTTTATCAGAGAAAGGACTTCTACCTGACACTGTTGTCTGTCTGAAGGATACACAAAAAGATG GAGCCTGTATACTACGCAGAGCATACCTAGCAAGTAGGAATGAAAATAATTCCCAGATTTTGGAAAGACCAACAGATGAAGcattagaaaagaaagaagatgatGCAAG AGGAGAAATGGAAGAAACACTGACATCACAGGAAGATCAATCTCCAGCTTCTGCTGAGGAGAATGGTGAAAGTGTGTATCATTTGACTTCTATTTTATCTAATTATGTGTTTCAATCATTTAGTGATTTGGTATTTATGCAGATTTTCCAGTTTTGA
- the AK9 gene encoding adenylate kinase 9 isoform X4: MASQEGKQAEPFTDIFDEDEAEQSFLLSKPTCFIVFGKPGSGKKTLARKLAQRWNCIFIEASEVIQMNIQQETENGLKCQELLCQGQSIPEEWVTEMILQKTESPEVAHFGYVLTGFPSLSEEYMTVPQQIEKIMNLKLKPDVLINIKCPDYDLCQRISGLRQNPDSGEIYQRSQWDPKVTDKHKKEKDLDEEEDEEEDEEQEEDEGEEETAEGPRKKLASFNQLVQRPEDFLENAEKRIGIYKDMMHQPLEEFLTDQDCRYLIEVDGSQQPDHVFEAVVGRLQSMDIQNAAPITRLKSEQEEEMLEGKQNDELFRALSSYKLIAPRFRWRRSRWGQVCPVALKEGDIVMGNPEFAVRFLIWTNS; this comes from the exons ATGGCTTCACAAGAGGGAAAACAAGCTGAGCCCTTTACGGACATCTTTGATGAAGATGAAGCTGAGCAATCCTTTCTGTTGTCCAAGCCCACTTGCTTTATTGTCTTTGGAAAGCCA ggttctggaaagaaaacattagCTAGAAAACTAGCACAGAGATGGAACTGCATTTTCATAGAAG CTTCAGAAGTAATTCAAATGAATATtcaacaagaaacagaaaatggacTTAAG TGTCAAGAATTGCTTTGTCAAGGTCAAAGTATTCCTGAGGAATGGGTTACAGAAATGATTCTGCAAAAGACTGAGTCGCCAGAAGTTGCTCATTTTG GTTATGTTCTCACTGGATTTCCTTCTCTCTCGGAGGAATACATGACTGTTCCACAGCAAATAGAGAAAATAATGAATCTAAAATTAAAACCGGATGTCCTGATCAACATTAAG TGTCCAGATTATGATTTATGCCAAAGAATATCAGGACTAAGGCAAAATCCTGATTCAGGGGAGATATATCAGAGGAGCCAGTGGGATCCTAAAGTTACTGACAAGCATAAGAAAGAGAAAGATCTGGATGAAGAAGAGGAtgaagaagaagatgaagagcaggaggaagatgaaggagaggaagag ACTGCAGAAGGTCCACGAAAGAAATTAGCATCTTTTAATCAGTTAGTGCAGAGGCCTGAAGATTTTCTTGAGAATGCAGAGAAAAGAATTGGAATATACAAGGATATGATGCATCAACCTTTAGaa GAATTCTTGACTGACCAGGATTGTCGATATCTTATTGAAGTGGATGGAAGTCAGCAACCAGATCATGTCTTTGAG GCAGTGGTAGGCCGGCTTCAGTCTATGGACATTCAAAATGCAGCTCCTATAACCAGACTTAAAAGTgaacaggaagaagaaatgCTGGAGGGAAAGCAAAAT GATGAACTTTTCCGAGCTCTGTCATCTTACAAGCTGATAGCACCCAGATTCCGATGGCGTAGGAGCCGGTGGGGACAAGTGTGTCCCGTGGCTCTAAAGGAAGGGGACATTGTAATGGGAAACCCAGAGTTTGCTGTCAG GTTCTTGATATGGACAAACTCATGA